A stretch of the Aythya fuligula isolate bAytFul2 chromosome 18, bAytFul2.pri, whole genome shotgun sequence genome encodes the following:
- the CCDC137 gene encoding coiled-coil domain-containing protein 137: MGRGPGTGPGPGRGRGAENGAGTRNGIGARAGNGTGTGTGKGRGRRPAPAPVPAAAPPRGRKQRAGANLRPEHPEEQEIPSSLRELMRSREAMKNPKSGRRRAAGKQQQPKPPAEHGDIAVPKFKRGKGESEHSYICRMEQEVQRILFLTKNQVQREPEKEGAAPQKSRRKKEFQKKKLDKARRRKEEKKEALLEKSLLRDTVAFGEVVTEPPTLTSRPRRGGPAEQAGRKRLLLAPRLGRVSPAAPMSLARQRIVQEERARVVQAYRDIQRRKRQQREAQAARGVPG, encoded by the exons ATGGGACGGGGACCGGGaacgggaccgggaccgggacgggGGCGCGGAGCGGAGAACGGGGCCGGGACCCGCAACGGGATCGGGGCCAGGGCCGGGAatgggaccgggaccgggaccgggaagGGACGGGGACGCAgaccggccccggccccggtcccggccgccgccccgccccgcggcaG GAAGCAGCGTGCGGGGGCCAACCTGAGGCCCGAGCACCCCGAGGAGCAGGAGATCCCCTCCAGCCTGCGGGAGCTGATGCGGAGCCGCGAGGCCATGAAGAACCCCAAATCCGGGAGGAGGCGGGCGGCAG ggaagcagcagcagcccaagcCCCCGGCGGAGCACGGGGACATCGCGGTGCCCAAATTTaagagggggaagggggagtcGGAGCACTCCTACATCTGCCGCAtggagcaggaggtgcagcGCATCCTCTTCCTCACCAAGAACCAGGTGCAGCGCGAGCCCGAGAAGGAGGGGGCGGCACCGCAGAaatccaggaggaaaaaaga GTTTCAGAAGAAGAAGCTGGACAAAGCccggaggaggaaggaggagaagaaagaggctTTGCTGGAGAAGAGCCTGCTGCGAg ACACGGTGGCGTTCGGCGAGGTGGTGACGGAGCCGCCCACCCTCACCtcacggccccgccgcgggggTCCCGCCGAGCAG GCTGGGCGCAAGCGGCTCCTGCTGGCTCCTCGCCTGGGCCGGGTGTCCCCGGCGGCACCGATGTCGCTGGCTCGGCAACGCATcgtgcaggaggagagggcgCGCGTCGTGCAGGCCTATCGCGACATCCAGCGGCGCAAACGGCAGCAGAGGGAGGCCCAGGCAGCCCGTGGGGTGCCCGGCTGA
- the OXLD1 gene encoding oxidoreductase-like domain-containing protein 1, whose amino-acid sequence MPAPHAAGPRRHFPVPSRPGPAPRSPIGRSQPPRSDWSAAREAELPLDHPRAPHPGTTTFSTHQKSSDTPGRDNGSKGGSDPSGSDHRAETPGDEGAETPFSHPPDLEPPTNCCMSGCANCVWVQHVERLLQHYGDGGERALAAVERHVQDESIKMLLRTEIRLRAKKD is encoded by the exons ATGCCGGCCCCGCacgcggccgggccccgccgccacTTCCCGGTTCCCTCCCGCCCCGGTCCCGCCCCCCGCTCCCCCATTGGCCGCTCCCAGCCTCCGCGCTCTGATTGGTCGGCGGCTCGGGAGGCCGAGCTGCCATTG GACCACCCCAGAGCCCCCCACCCGGGCACCACCACCTTCAGCACCCACCAGAAGAGCTCAGACACCCCAGGAAGGGACAACGGCAGCAAGGGGGGCTCGGACCCCTCGGGGAGCGACCACCGGGCAGAGACCCCAGGGGACGAGGGGGCCGAGACCCCCTTCTCCCACCCCCCCGACCTGGAGCCCCCCACCAACTGCTGCATGAGCGGCTGCGCCAACTGCGTCTGGGTCCAGCACGTGGAGCGGCTGCTGCAGCACTACGGGGACGGGGGCGAGCGGGCGCTGGCGGCCGTCGAGAGGCACGTGCAGGACGAGAGCATCAAAATGCTGCTGAGGACGGAGATCAGGCTGCGCGCCAAGAAGGACTGa
- the PDE6G gene encoding retinal rod rhodopsin-sensitive cGMP 3',5'-cyclic phosphodiesterase subunit gamma, which translates to MSLEPHKPEIKSATRVTGGPATPRKGPPKFKQRQTRQFKSKPPKKGVQGFGDDIPGMEGLGTDITVICPWEAFSHLELHELAQYGII; encoded by the exons ATGAGCCTGGAGCCCCACAAACCGGAGATCAAGTCGGCCACCAGGGTGACCGGGGGACCCGCCACCCCCCGGAAAGGACCACCCAAATTCAAGCAGAGGCAGACGAGGCAGTTCAAGAGCAAGCCGCCCAAGAAGGGGGTGCAGGG GTTTGGCGATGACATCCCGGGCATGGAAGGGCTGGGAACAG atATCACCGTGATCTGCCCTTGGGAAGCCTTCAGCCACCTGGAGCTGCACGAGCTGGCTCAGTACGGCATCATCTAG
- the TSPAN10 gene encoding tetraspanin-10, producing the protein MAPLRERLSRFLSPHGVGGSGESSRLLPQAARLVELPYPSDDDDDEGLQLGDVHLSVAEQHPEEWHPVTPKLGAFSHCVRYLAFLWNLLFLLLGLLALGVGVWGLLAKGSLQDERLALLGSDPMLLFVLVGLGASAVSLAGCLGALRSNACLLRFFVGSVLAFVGLEVLGGLLLLAVRRRLRDALRAALLLCLLRYQQEPDLRLLVDEVQRALGCCGLRSYRDWESNPYFNCSAPGVQACSVPSSCCLQPLQNGSVANEQCARGVLSLGDVEAAGVVHLGGCVVQLGAWLRSQAGGIASVAAVLVLLEAAGLLMALKVLADIASGPMQG; encoded by the exons ATGGCGCCGCTCAGGGAACGGCTGTCCCGGTTCCTAAGCCCCcacggggtggggggcagcggggagagCAGCCGGCTGCTGCCCCAG GCAGCCAGGCTGGTGGAGCTGCCCTACCCCTCTGATGATGACGATGATGAAGGCTTGCAGCTGGGGGACGTGCACCTTTCTGTGGCCGAGCAGCACCCCGAGGAGTGGCACCCCGTGACCCCCAAACTGGGCGCCTTCAGCCACTGCGTGCGGTACCTGGCCTTCCTCTGgaacctcctcttcctcctgctgggcCTCCTGGCCCTGGGAGTGGGGGTTTGGGGGCTGCTGGCCAAGGGGTCCCTACAGGACGAgcgcctggccctgctgggctccGACCCCATGCTGCTGTTcgtgctggtggggctgggggccagcGCCGTGTCCCTGGCCGGCTGCCTGGGGGCCCTGCGCTCCAACGCCTGCCTCCTGCGCTTTTTCGTGGGGTCTGTGCTGGCTTttgtggggctggaggtgctgggggggctgctgctgctggcggtgAGGCGCCGGCTGCGGGATGCCCTGCGTGCcgccctgctgctctgcctgctgcgcTACCAGCAGGAGCCCGACCTGCGGCTGCTGGTGGACGAGGTGCAGCGCGCCCTGGGCTGCTGCGGGCTCCGATCCTACCGAGACTGGGAGAGCAACCC GTATTTCAACTGCAGCGCCCCGGGGGTGCAAGCCTGCAGcgtgccctcctcctgctgcctgcagccgctGCAGAACGGCTCCGTGGCCAATGAGCAGTGCGCCCGTGGGGTGCTGAGCCTCGGGGACGTGGAGGCGGCCGGCGTCGTGCACCTGGGGGGCTGCGTGGTGCAGCTCGGAGCCTGGCTCCGCAGCCAGGCGGGTGGCATCGCCAGTGTGGCGGCCGtactggtgctgctggaggctgctgggctgctcatGGCACTGAAGGTGCTTGCGGACATCGCGTCTGGCCCCATGCAGGGCTGA